One Algibacter sp. L3A6 genomic region harbors:
- the pfkA gene encoding 6-phosphofructokinase, with the protein MPNKIKKIGVFTSGGDSPGMNAAIRSVVRSCAYYNIECIGIYRGYEGLMEGDFESMGARSVKGIINKGGTILKSARSAEFRTKEGRQKAYDQLNKAGIDALVAIGGDGTFTGALVFNEEFGFPVIGIPGTIDNDIVGTSHTLGFDTAQNTVVEAIDKIRDTASSHNRLFFIEVMGRDVGHIALNVGIAGGAEEILIPEEDLGLDRLVESLNKSRKSGKSSSIVVVAEGDKIGKNIFELKDYVDENMEGYDVRVSVLGHMQRGGSPSCFDRVLASRMGVKAVDSLLEGKSNYMVGLINNKMQLTPLDNAIKGKTKINLELLRVSDIMST; encoded by the coding sequence ATGCCAAATAAAATAAAGAAAATAGGAGTGTTTACATCAGGAGGAGATTCTCCAGGTATGAATGCCGCCATACGTTCGGTAGTAAGGTCTTGTGCCTACTACAATATAGAATGTATTGGTATATATAGAGGTTACGAAGGCTTAATGGAAGGCGATTTTGAATCGATGGGTGCTCGTAGCGTAAAAGGAATTATTAATAAAGGCGGAACGATATTAAAATCGGCACGTTCTGCAGAATTTAGAACCAAAGAAGGCCGTCAAAAAGCTTACGATCAATTAAACAAAGCAGGGATTGATGCTTTAGTTGCTATTGGTGGTGATGGTACGTTTACCGGCGCATTGGTTTTTAACGAAGAGTTCGGTTTCCCAGTAATCGGTATTCCAGGAACTATCGATAATGATATTGTTGGAACGTCTCATACATTAGGTTTCGATACGGCTCAAAACACCGTAGTAGAAGCTATTGATAAAATTAGAGATACAGCAAGTTCACATAATCGTTTGTTTTTTATAGAGGTTATGGGGCGTGATGTTGGGCATATTGCTCTAAATGTTGGTATTGCTGGTGGTGCTGAAGAGATTTTAATTCCTGAAGAAGATTTAGGATTAGATAGATTAGTAGAATCGTTGAATAAAAGTAGGAAATCAGGTAAATCGTCTAGTATTGTAGTGGTTGCCGAAGGAGATAAAATAGGTAAAAATATTTTTGAACTTAAGGACTATGTTGATGAAAACATGGAAGGTTACGATGTTAGAGTATCTGTGTTAGGACACATGCAACGTGGTGGTTCTCCATCTTGTTTCGATCGTGTTTTAGCGAGTAGAATGGGCGTTAAAGCCGTAGATTCTTTATTAGAAGGTAAATCTAACTATATGGTAGGTTTAATTAATAATAAAATGCAGCTTACTCCTTTAGATAATGCCATAAAAGGAAAAACAAAAATTAACTTAGAATTATTGCGTGTCTCAGATATCATGAGCACTTAA
- a CDS encoding N-acetylglucosamine kinase translates to MILIVDSGSTKSDWLAVDKDGNRLMDKIRTKGLNPAILSEKKLNKLIKKSKELKSNADKVTHVFFYGAGCGTDNAKDLLSTVLKDIFTNAHVEVNEDTLAAVYATINDPKEAAVVCIMGTGSNCSYYDGEVLHQRVISLGYTLMDDASGNYYGKQLIRDYYFGNMPENVKIAFGAKFNMEADFIKYNLYKQPSPNAYLAGFAEFMFLHKDSEYTINLIKDGIRLFAKNMIFQFKEELKTAPVHFAGSIAFFAQKEIREVGEEMGFIVGNFERRPIDGLVPFHTNNLK, encoded by the coding sequence ATGATTTTAATTGTAGATAGTGGTTCTACTAAGTCCGATTGGCTGGCTGTAGATAAAGACGGAAATAGATTAATGGATAAAATCCGAACTAAAGGATTAAACCCAGCCATTTTAAGCGAGAAAAAGCTTAATAAATTAATTAAGAAAAGTAAAGAATTAAAATCTAATGCTGATAAAGTAACACACGTGTTCTTTTATGGTGCTGGTTGTGGTACAGATAATGCGAAAGACTTATTAAGTACTGTTTTAAAAGATATTTTTACTAATGCTCATGTTGAAGTTAACGAAGATACATTAGCTGCCGTTTACGCTACTATTAACGATCCAAAAGAAGCTGCTGTAGTTTGCATTATGGGTACAGGTTCTAATTGTAGTTATTATGATGGCGAAGTATTACACCAACGCGTTATATCACTTGGTTACACGCTAATGGATGATGCATCTGGTAATTATTATGGTAAGCAGTTAATTAGAGATTATTACTTTGGTAACATGCCAGAAAATGTTAAAATAGCCTTTGGTGCTAAGTTTAACATGGAGGCAGATTTTATTAAATACAACCTATACAAACAACCAAGTCCTAATGCGTATTTAGCAGGGTTTGCTGAATTTATGTTCTTACATAAAGATTCAGAGTATACCATTAACTTAATTAAAGACGGTATTCGTTTGTTTGCAAAAAATATGATTTTCCAATTTAAAGAAGAGCTAAAAACAGCACCTGTACATTTTGCAGGATCTATAGCCTTTTTTGCTCAAAAGGAAATTAGAGAAGTTGGAGAAGAAATGGGCTTTATAGTTGGAAATTTTGAACGTAGACCAATTGATGGTTTAGTGCCATTTCATACCAATAATTTAAAGTAA
- a CDS encoding transglutaminase N-terminal domain-containing protein, with protein sequence MVFQLSHTTSYKYGNGVTFCHNIATLKPRDFLGQTILSYDLEISPKPTEISERTDFFGNTITRFSIQQYHKELKVIAKSKVLRDYTLAPDIHKSESGITITLDEAKQELKSISPEILEVKQFLLESILIAKISKNIRDYALKSFKPDRPIFEATSELMLRIFTDFEFNSNATNVATPIQEVMEKKKGVCQDFAQIGIACLRSIGLPARYVSGYIETLPPPGKEKLIGTDASHAWFSVYIPKFGWVDFDPTNNQIPKNQHIIVAYGRDYYDVPPLKGVIYSSGANKMKVAVDIRPAVD encoded by the coding sequence ATGGTTTTTCAATTATCACATACCACAAGTTACAAATACGGCAATGGCGTAACATTTTGCCATAATATAGCGACCTTAAAACCACGTGATTTTTTGGGACAAACCATTTTAAGTTACGATTTGGAAATTAGTCCAAAACCAACAGAAATATCTGAACGCACCGACTTTTTTGGAAACACCATTACCCGATTTTCCATACAGCAATACCATAAAGAATTAAAAGTTATTGCAAAAAGTAAAGTACTTCGTGATTATACTTTAGCGCCCGATATACATAAATCGGAAAGCGGGATCACCATTACTTTAGATGAAGCCAAACAAGAATTAAAATCTATTTCACCTGAAATTTTAGAAGTAAAACAGTTTTTACTAGAATCTATTTTAATTGCTAAAATATCTAAAAACATAAGAGACTACGCTTTAAAATCTTTTAAGCCAGATCGCCCTATATTCGAAGCGACTTCAGAATTAATGCTACGCATTTTTACCGATTTTGAGTTTAACTCAAACGCTACCAATGTGGCTACTCCTATCCAAGAAGTTATGGAAAAGAAAAAAGGAGTTTGTCAAGATTTTGCACAAATAGGGATTGCATGCTTAAGATCTATTGGCTTACCGGCTCGTTATGTTAGTGGCTATATTGAAACATTACCGCCTCCTGGAAAAGAAAAACTAATAGGAACCGATGCATCTCACGCATGGTTCTCTGTATATATTCCAAAATTTGGATGGGTAGATTTCGACCCTACAAATAATCAAATACCAAAAAACCAACACATTATTGTGGCTTATGGTCGTGATTATTATGATGTGCCACCATTAAAAGGGGTTATTTATAGTTCTGGCGCCAATAAAATGAAAGTAGCAGTAGATATTAGACCTGCGGTAGATTAA
- the gap gene encoding type I glyceraldehyde-3-phosphate dehydrogenase, translating to MSKLKIGINGFGRIGRIAFRVAASRSNDIEVVGINDLLDVDHLAYLLKFDSVHGQFDGTIETKDGNLVVNGNTIRVTAERNPEDLKWDAIGADVVLDCTGIFTTLEGAQKHITAGAKKVAISAPSADAPMFVMGVNHKEITAAHTIVSNASCTTNCLAPLAKVINDKFGIAEGLMTTVHAATATQSTVDGVSRKDYRLGRASLNNIVPASTGAAKAVGKVIPELNGKLTGMAFRIPTVDVSVVDLTCRLERPAPWAEIKAALKEASEGELAGILGYTEEGVVSQDFVSEPKTSTFDANASMALNDGFVKLVSWYDNEFGYSTKLIDLAQHIGSI from the coding sequence ATGTCAAAATTAAAAATTGGAATTAACGGATTTGGTAGAATAGGTAGAATTGCTTTTAGAGTAGCAGCTTCTAGATCTAATGATATTGAAGTAGTAGGAATTAATGATTTATTAGATGTTGATCATTTAGCTTACTTATTAAAGTTCGATTCTGTTCACGGACAGTTTGATGGAACTATCGAAACTAAAGATGGTAACTTAGTAGTAAACGGAAATACAATTAGAGTTACTGCAGAACGTAACCCTGAAGATTTAAAATGGGATGCTATTGGAGCAGACGTTGTTTTAGATTGTACTGGTATCTTCACAACTTTAGAAGGTGCTCAAAAACATATTACTGCTGGAGCTAAAAAGGTTGCAATTTCTGCACCATCTGCCGATGCGCCAATGTTCGTTATGGGTGTAAACCATAAAGAAATTACTGCTGCACATACTATCGTATCTAACGCATCTTGTACTACTAACTGTTTAGCTCCATTAGCTAAAGTAATTAACGATAAATTCGGAATTGCTGAAGGTTTAATGACAACTGTTCACGCTGCAACTGCTACACAATCTACTGTTGATGGTGTATCTAGAAAAGATTACCGTTTAGGTCGTGCTTCTTTAAACAACATTGTACCAGCTTCTACTGGAGCTGCAAAAGCTGTTGGAAAAGTAATTCCTGAATTAAACGGAAAATTAACTGGTATGGCTTTTAGAATCCCTACTGTTGATGTATCTGTGGTAGATTTAACTTGTCGTTTAGAGCGTCCAGCTCCATGGGCTGAAATTAAAGCGGCTTTAAAAGAAGCTTCTGAAGGTGAATTAGCTGGTATTTTAGGTTATACTGAAGAAGGTGTTGTATCTCAAGATTTCGTATCTGAACCAAAAACAAGTACATTCGATGCAAACGCAAGTATGGCATTAAATGACGGTTTTGTAAAATTAGTTTCTTGGTATGATAACGAGTTTGGTTATTCAACTAAATTAATTGATTTAGCTCAACATATCGGATCAATATAA
- a CDS encoding ATP-binding cassette domain-containing protein, whose product MQKHLAIYISNSFDKESLIKTIFFEELIPSFSSLNGALFSEEILNKFIDEEIRHGKMNVATQTKNSLLHSSEGERKKALLDHIIAQKPDYLVIDNVFGNLDVATQAHIEKELTALSETTSIVQIANRKLDVLPFIKSIYQVEDNKLVEFSNTENKTEPFYFIEALPTVEYHDKPEILNPLVKFNQVSINYGERTILNSISWEIKSGQFWQLMGPNGSGKSTILSMIFGDNPKAYGQDITLFGVKKGSGESIWDIKQKIGYFSSEMLRGFTRRDAIGNMIVSGFFDTVGLYKTPTNAQIKIAQHWLRVLNMFDIRKQCFLSLSRGHQRLVLIARAMVKNPPLLILDEPTNGLDDSDAALFCELINKIATETDTAILYVSHRKEANLDPDFIYELLPAAQGSTGRVIG is encoded by the coding sequence ATGCAAAAGCATTTAGCAATTTATATATCTAATAGTTTTGATAAGGAAAGCCTTATCAAAACTATTTTTTTTGAAGAACTAATTCCAAGTTTTTCAAGTTTAAACGGTGCACTTTTTTCTGAAGAAATTTTAAATAAATTTATAGATGAAGAAATACGTCACGGCAAAATGAACGTGGCTACCCAAACAAAAAATAGTTTACTTCATTCTTCAGAAGGTGAACGAAAAAAAGCACTTCTCGATCATATAATAGCTCAAAAACCAGATTATTTAGTAATTGATAATGTTTTTGGCAATTTAGACGTTGCTACACAAGCACATATTGAAAAGGAGTTGACTGCTTTAAGCGAAACAACTTCAATTGTCCAAATTGCAAATAGAAAATTAGATGTTCTTCCTTTTATAAAAAGCATATATCAGGTAGAAGATAATAAGTTAGTTGAGTTTTCAAATACAGAAAATAAAACAGAACCTTTTTATTTTATTGAAGCTTTGCCTACGGTAGAGTATCATGATAAACCCGAAATTTTAAATCCTTTAGTCAAGTTTAATCAAGTATCTATTAATTATGGAGAACGTACTATTTTAAATTCCATTTCATGGGAAATAAAATCTGGACAATTTTGGCAATTAATGGGACCAAACGGATCTGGTAAAAGTACCATATTAAGTATGATTTTTGGAGATAATCCTAAAGCGTACGGACAAGATATTACGTTATTTGGCGTAAAAAAGGGGAGTGGCGAGAGTATTTGGGATATTAAACAGAAAATTGGTTATTTTTCTTCGGAAATGCTTCGCGGTTTCACCCGCCGAGATGCTATTGGTAACATGATTGTTTCTGGTTTTTTTGATACCGTTGGTTTGTATAAAACACCAACGAATGCGCAAATAAAAATAGCACAACATTGGTTACGAGTTTTAAATATGTTCGATATTAGAAAACAATGTTTTTTATCGCTTTCTCGTGGTCATCAGCGTTTGGTTTTAATAGCCAGAGCGATGGTTAAAAATCCGCCCTTGCTTATTTTAGACGAACCTACTAATGGTTTGGATGATAGTGATGCCGCTTTATTTTGCGAATTAATTAATAAAATAGCAACAGAAACAGATACGGCTATTCTATATGTTTCTCATAGAAAAGAAGCTAATTTAGATCCTGATTTTATTTATGAATTACTTCCTGCAGCACAAGGTTCTACAGGGCGTGTAATCGGTTAA
- a CDS encoding translocation/assembly module TamB domain-containing protein: protein MLLLFIILVLVLSIPAVQTSLGNYVTKRINSDFKTNINVDKVSLQFNGDVELKQIYIEDYRQDTLISIAELNTSILGVRNLINGQLVFGDIDIENLNFNIKTYKDEAETNLDVFVARFDSDNPRSEKSNFLLSSSDVSIYNSVFKFTDENRETSKLLHFEDLNINATNFLINGSDVNARINTLNFVDSRGVTVKNMMTDFSYTLTDMTFGNLSIKTPNSELKGDLKFSYDRADFKYFTDKVLVSASFKDSKIKLDELNTFYNEFGVNQTATFSTDISGTLNDLQTSNLKLNTNRNTRIYGDISFKNLFNKEEGNFYMNGKFRNLSSTYKDLKALLPNVLGAAIPSSFDRLGYFTVVGNSQITSSTVVADIQIDTELGFVDSNLKISKINDIDNAAYKGNIIFDEFDFGTFLDSPTVGKASLNFDVDGKGFVTKTINTQVKGDVFEVEYNNYNYQGVKVAGNVRNNIFDGNLIANDRNLKLNFTGLVDFSETVNKYDFEAKVEYANLNALNFIKKDSISIFESTVNMNMNASNYDDAYGKISFRKTKYKNENDTYYFDEFDVSSRFSDGLRYIEINSPDIIEGDFKGKFKFKELKKLFENSIGYIYTNYIPNEVEANQSVDFNFTIYNKIVEVIYPELQLAKNTFIRGKVESDESQFKLTFKSPKIKLQNYFANNIELQVDNSNPVFNTYVEIDSLNTKYYNVSNFNLINVTVNDTLFMRSEFNGGKRNKDNFNLSFYHTINEENESVIGFKQSDITIKDNKWNINELQDKFHKISFDKKLTKFNIDKFRINHENEEIKLSGFLRDSTEKDIKLNFTNVDLAKITPDIDSLNLSGNVNGKLDLVQQNGNYLPNSSIIINNFRVNDFLLGSFDANISGNESLTNYTVDATIKNDDSNSFTAKGDIYVAGKASKIDVSLVFDGFDLYPLNPLLRDVLSDIRGKAEGEIQVVGDLRKPNFNGELIVKKAGLGIPFLNVNYDFSENASVSLKNQSFIFNNINITDTKYKTKGLLKGDLSHVNFSKWSLGLDITTKNLLILDTKETEDALYYGTGFIGGEASIYGPTEELRINVIGETKPGTVFKIPLNDAESFGDNTFIHFITKEEKEARSKGEELVFDEIKGLELDFDLDVTEDAEVEIIIDKATGHSLKGRGRGGLLVEINTNGKFNMWGDFAVFEGLYNFAYGGFVQKQFTVQPGGTLAWEGSPLDAEINMNAIYKTQANPSPLLDTPINRSIPVELNIALTGSLEHPVPEFTFEFPNVNSTIKSELNYRLESDSDRQDQALYLVSTGSFSGGLDELNFSGTIAERLNGIINSVFSNGDSKLSLGLNYEAGQNTPDYQTDDRVGLTLQTQISDRVLINGKVGVPVGGATDTVIAGDVEVSFLLNEDGTLTAKVFNRENSIRNFGEDIGYTQGVGLSYNVDFDTFKELLRKIFTKNSDKEDDVLERPEKEAESALPDYISVKPASKK, encoded by the coding sequence TTGCTATTGTTGTTCATCATTTTGGTGTTGGTTCTCTCTATTCCTGCCGTACAAACAAGTTTAGGTAATTACGTAACTAAGCGTATTAACAGCGATTTTAAGACCAATATAAATGTAGATAAAGTTAGTCTTCAATTTAATGGAGATGTTGAGCTTAAACAAATTTACATTGAGGATTATAGGCAAGATACCTTAATTAGTATTGCCGAATTAAACACATCTATTCTGGGTGTTAGGAACCTAATTAATGGACAATTGGTTTTTGGAGATATCGATATTGAAAATCTTAATTTTAATATTAAAACTTATAAAGACGAAGCAGAAACTAATTTAGATGTTTTTGTGGCACGTTTTGATAGTGATAATCCAAGATCGGAAAAAAGTAATTTTTTATTATCGAGTAGTGATGTATCCATATACAACAGTGTTTTTAAGTTTACAGATGAAAATAGAGAGACTTCAAAGTTGCTTCATTTTGAAGATTTAAACATTAATGCTACCAATTTTTTAATTAACGGAAGCGATGTGAATGCTAGAATTAATACCCTTAATTTTGTAGATAGTCGTGGTGTTACCGTTAAAAATATGATGACCGATTTTAGTTATACCCTAACAGATATGACTTTCGGGAATTTGAGTATTAAAACACCAAACTCGGAGTTAAAAGGTGATTTAAAATTCTCCTACGATAGGGCAGATTTTAAATATTTTACCGATAAGGTTTTGGTTTCGGCTAGTTTTAAAGATTCTAAAATTAAGTTAGACGAGTTAAATACGTTTTACAATGAATTTGGCGTAAACCAAACAGCAACTTTTAGTACCGATATTTCTGGAACCTTAAATGATTTACAAACCTCTAATTTAAAATTAAACACCAATAGAAATACACGTATTTACGGAGATATCAGCTTTAAAAACCTTTTTAATAAAGAAGAAGGTAATTTTTATATGAACGGGAAATTCAGAAATTTATCTTCTACATATAAAGATTTGAAAGCTTTGTTACCAAACGTACTAGGCGCAGCTATTCCATCATCTTTTGATAGGTTAGGGTATTTTACCGTAGTTGGAAATTCTCAAATAACATCGTCTACTGTGGTTGCCGATATTCAAATAGATACCGAGTTAGGTTTTGTAGATTCTAACTTAAAAATAAGTAAGATCAATGATATCGATAATGCGGCTTATAAGGGCAATATTATTTTTGATGAATTCGATTTCGGAACGTTTTTAGATTCTCCAACCGTTGGTAAAGCATCGCTTAATTTTGATGTAGATGGTAAAGGTTTTGTTACTAAAACCATTAATACACAAGTAAAAGGTGATGTGTTTGAAGTGGAGTATAATAACTATAATTATCAAGGTGTAAAAGTGGCTGGAAATGTTAGGAATAATATTTTTGATGGAAACCTTATTGCTAATGATAGAAACCTGAAATTAAACTTTACAGGCCTTGTAGATTTCTCTGAAACTGTAAACAAATACGATTTTGAAGCCAAAGTAGAGTATGCCAATTTAAACGCGTTAAACTTCATTAAAAAAGATAGTATTTCTATTTTTGAAAGTACGGTTAACATGAATATGAATGCCAGTAATTATGATGATGCTTACGGTAAAATTTCATTCAGAAAAACCAAATACAAAAACGAAAACGATACTTATTATTTCGATGAATTCGATGTTTCATCACGTTTTAGCGATGGTTTGCGTTATATAGAAATTAACTCACCAGATATTATAGAAGGTGATTTTAAAGGGAAGTTTAAGTTTAAGGAACTTAAAAAATTATTCGAAAATTCTATTGGTTATATTTATACTAATTACATACCAAACGAAGTAGAAGCGAACCAAAGTGTCGATTTTAATTTCACCATTTATAATAAAATTGTAGAAGTTATTTATCCGGAACTTCAGTTGGCCAAAAACACCTTTATTCGAGGGAAAGTAGAGAGTGATGAAAGTCAATTTAAACTCACTTTTAAATCCCCTAAAATTAAGCTTCAAAATTATTTTGCAAACAATATCGAGTTGCAAGTAGATAATAGTAATCCGGTTTTTAATACTTACGTAGAAATAGATAGTTTAAATACTAAATATTACAATGTTTCCAACTTCAATTTAATTAATGTAACGGTTAATGATACGTTGTTTATGCGGTCGGAATTTAATGGCGGAAAACGTAATAAAGATAATTTCAACTTAAGTTTCTATCATACTATTAATGAAGAAAACGAATCGGTTATTGGGTTTAAACAATCGGATATTACAATCAAGGATAATAAATGGAATATTAATGAGTTACAAGATAAGTTTCATAAAATATCATTTGATAAAAAATTAACGAAATTTAATATTGATAAGTTTAGAATTAACCATGAAAACGAAGAAATTAAACTCTCCGGATTTCTTAGAGATTCTACAGAAAAAGATATAAAACTTAACTTTACTAATGTCGATTTAGCTAAAATAACGCCAGATATCGATAGTTTAAATTTATCTGGAAACGTTAATGGTAAACTAGATTTAGTACAGCAAAACGGGAATTATTTACCCAATTCTAGTATCATCATTAATAACTTTAGAGTTAACGATTTTCTGTTAGGTTCTTTCGATGCTAATATTAGTGGTAATGAGTCGTTAACAAATTACACAGTTGATGCAACAATTAAAAATGATGATTCTAATTCCTTTACCGCTAAAGGCGATATTTATGTAGCTGGTAAGGCTTCCAAAATTGATGTGAGTTTGGTGTTTGATGGTTTCGATTTGTATCCTTTAAACCCTTTATTGCGCGATGTTTTAAGTGATATTCGTGGTAAGGCCGAAGGAGAAATACAGGTTGTTGGCGATCTAAGAAAACCTAATTTTAATGGTGAACTTATAGTAAAGAAAGCAGGTTTAGGAATTCCTTTTTTAAACGTGAATTACGATTTTTCAGAAAACGCTTCTGTGAGTTTAAAAAATCAAAGTTTTATATTCAACAACATCAATATTACCGATACAAAATATAAAACAAAAGGATTATTAAAGGGAGATTTAAGCCATGTTAATTTCTCTAAATGGAGTCTAGGTCTTGATATTACAACTAAAAATTTATTGATTTTAGATACTAAAGAAACTGAAGACGCACTGTATTATGGCACAGGTTTTATTGGTGGTGAAGCTAGTATTTATGGACCAACCGAGGAGTTAAGAATTAATGTAATAGGAGAAACGAAACCAGGAACAGTGTTTAAAATACCGCTGAATGATGCTGAATCTTTTGGAGATAACACCTTTATACATTTTATAACTAAAGAAGAAAAAGAAGCACGTAGCAAAGGAGAAGAGCTTGTTTTTGATGAAATTAAAGGTTTAGAGCTCGATTTTGATTTAGATGTTACCGAAGATGCCGAAGTAGAAATTATAATAGATAAAGCCACAGGGCATTCCTTAAAAGGTAGAGGACGAGGCGGATTATTAGTTGAAATTAATACAAACGGAAAGTTCAATATGTGGGGGGATTTTGCGGTTTTCGAAGGACTCTATAATTTTGCTTATGGCGGTTTTGTGCAAAAGCAATTTACAGTTCAACCGGGTGGAACTCTAGCTTGGGAAGGTTCACCTTTGGATGCTGAGATAAACATGAATGCTATTTATAAAACGCAAGCTAATCCATCTCCATTATTAGATACACCAATTAATAGAAGTATACCTGTAGAATTAAACATTGCTTTAACAGGAAGTTTAGAGCACCCAGTACCAGAATTTACTTTTGAGTTTCCTAATGTGAATTCTACTATAAAATCGGAGTTAAATTACCGTTTAGAGTCGGATAGTGATCGTCAGGATCAGGCCTTGTATCTTGTATCAACAGGTTCTTTTTCTGGAGGTTTAGATGAGCTTAATTTTTCGGGCACTATTGCCGAACGTCTTAATGGTATAATTAATAGTGTGTTTTCTAACGGAGATAGTAAACTGAGTTTAGGTTTAAATTATGAGGCCGGACAAAACACTCCAGATTATCAAACCGACGATCGTGTTGGTTTAACACTACAAACTCAAATTAGCGATCGTGTACTTATCAATGGTAAAGTAGGGGTACCGGTTGGTGGCGCAACCGATACGGTTATTGCTGGCGATGTGGAAGTCTCTTTTCTTTTAAATGAAGATGGTACGTTAACCGCTAAAGTTTTTAACCGAGAAAACAGTATTCGTAATTTTGGTGAAGATATTGGATACACGCAAGGTGTAGGGCTTTCGTACAATGTCGATTTCGATACGTTTAAGGAGTTGCTTAGAAAAATATTCACTAAGAACTCCGACAAAGAAGATGATGTATTAGAGCGACCTGAAAAGGAAGCAGAAAGCGCATTGCCAGATTATATATCTGTAAAGCCAGCTTCAAAAAAATAA